One segment of Mycobacterium spongiae DNA contains the following:
- a CDS encoding peptidoglycan-binding protein: MARDAAGNWIGLGVGDVDNPDTPRNAPNWRAIELLSQKLHDKFQWVRDTGFIAGPAYTEATATIVEEFCYRVSLPVIRDAQGFAVTYLKVRSRLGSYPPPAPNLPIMFTVEGHLSDMFRGPVADTATRLEADGLCRHQPIGYNNGALPFDNDDGVRELARLVGSYAMDNGVPFPAGTPWALGFYSQGAIVGFDFYVDYLLPGKPLHWRLADLVGVLTYALPCRETGSVADWARPWVIGAEDTHGLDPARRFGLPGFPATPPNWVDVWRTGDIFAESKDDRSSQIKASVYQAVARRDFFSHPHALAAQVGDLFETPASQVVGIVQAIISGITFLADRDPHYAPFEIEGGIAWMRERLVNT; the protein is encoded by the coding sequence GTGGCTAGGGACGCGGCCGGGAATTGGATCGGTCTCGGTGTCGGCGACGTCGACAACCCAGACACGCCTCGCAACGCGCCCAATTGGCGCGCGATCGAGCTGCTGAGCCAGAAGCTTCACGACAAGTTCCAATGGGTGCGCGACACGGGCTTCATCGCCGGGCCGGCCTACACCGAGGCCACGGCGACAATTGTCGAAGAGTTCTGCTACCGCGTAAGTCTTCCGGTGATCCGCGACGCGCAGGGCTTCGCTGTCACCTACCTCAAGGTTCGCTCACGGCTGGGCAGCTACCCACCGCCGGCGCCAAACCTCCCGATCATGTTCACCGTCGAAGGCCACTTGTCGGACATGTTTCGGGGGCCGGTCGCCGACACTGCCACGCGGCTGGAGGCCGACGGCCTGTGCCGCCATCAACCCATCGGCTACAACAACGGAGCTCTGCCCTTCGACAACGACGACGGGGTGCGCGAGCTGGCCCGCCTCGTCGGGTCCTACGCCATGGACAACGGCGTGCCGTTCCCAGCTGGTACACCCTGGGCGCTGGGATTCTATTCGCAGGGCGCCATCGTCGGTTTCGACTTCTACGTCGACTACTTGCTCCCCGGCAAACCGCTGCACTGGCGCCTAGCCGATCTCGTCGGTGTCCTCACATACGCACTTCCGTGCCGCGAAACGGGCAGTGTCGCGGACTGGGCGCGGCCATGGGTGATAGGCGCCGAAGATACCCACGGCCTCGACCCAGCGCGGCGGTTCGGCCTGCCCGGATTCCCCGCCACGCCCCCCAACTGGGTCGACGTGTGGCGCACCGGTGACATCTTCGCCGAAAGCAAAGATGACAGGTCCAGCCAGATCAAAGCCTCGGTGTATCAGGCGGTAGCACGCCGCGACTTCTTCTCGCACCCGCACGCTCTGGCGGCGCAAGTCGGCGACCTGTTCGAAACCCCAGCCTCCCAGGTCGTCGGCATTGTTCAGGCCATCATCAGCGGCATAACGTTCTTGGCCGATAGAGACCCCCATTACGCACCGTTTGAGATCGAGGGCGGAATCGCGTGGATGCGCGAGCGGCTGGTCAATACTTAA
- a CDS encoding N-acetylmuramoyl-L-alanine amidase, with translation MKDDYARAILHAGRELGITPRGIVIAFATVYVESDWIMYANHKVPESLNLPHERVGSDGRSVGLFQQQVVWGNGAWWWGDAATCMDPHKSARLFFQRLARLDYNSDANSPGWYAQQVQRSAFPDRYDPRMSAAQALYNRILGTTSARPDESPEPLAGWQGDPVWLADVLREALGDRLVVEAGWQGRGNGAGPNRQMDDIWGVMIHHTGNDRETVAAIRDGVEQPGGFLAGPLAQCLIKPDGRCHLVAVGPCNHAGQGYYPGVGTNTGNIRLIGFECAWPTVNPDGSYNRGQPWPDAQIHTMRDAATAVVRRLGYGSDRVIGHKEYATRAPNVKWDPGNLSMDWFRLQVAKDLRGEFDPKPADQPRVEVPEPSPTGIPPDFTQQMFLQMSGRWEMLGWQTIVESLAEIRDATIGSSDAGKPGFTLGGRPQTPAAVLAARKTPGTNASATKASARKAPAEKAPAKKARARKVRAKKASAEKAAARG, from the coding sequence ATGAAAGACGACTATGCCCGCGCCATCCTGCACGCGGGCCGCGAGCTCGGCATCACACCCCGCGGGATCGTGATCGCATTCGCCACGGTCTACGTCGAGTCCGACTGGATCATGTACGCGAACCACAAAGTGCCCGAGTCGCTGAATCTTCCGCACGAACGTGTCGGCTCGGACGGCCGCTCGGTGGGTCTATTCCAGCAACAGGTGGTGTGGGGCAACGGCGCGTGGTGGTGGGGCGACGCCGCCACCTGTATGGATCCCCACAAATCCGCGCGGTTGTTCTTCCAACGCCTCGCGCGACTGGACTACAACAGCGATGCCAACTCGCCGGGCTGGTATGCACAGCAGGTTCAACGGTCGGCCTTCCCCGACCGCTATGACCCCCGCATGAGCGCGGCGCAAGCGCTCTACAACCGCATCCTGGGCACAACGAGCGCTCGGCCGGATGAGAGTCCGGAGCCTCTCGCGGGTTGGCAAGGCGACCCCGTGTGGCTGGCAGACGTCTTGCGCGAAGCGCTCGGCGACCGGCTGGTCGTCGAAGCCGGATGGCAAGGACGCGGCAACGGCGCCGGCCCGAATCGCCAGATGGACGACATTTGGGGCGTGATGATCCACCACACCGGCAACGACCGAGAGACGGTCGCGGCGATCCGTGACGGTGTCGAGCAGCCAGGCGGCTTCCTGGCCGGGCCCCTGGCGCAATGCCTCATCAAACCCGACGGCAGGTGCCATCTAGTCGCGGTTGGTCCATGCAACCACGCCGGTCAAGGCTATTACCCGGGCGTGGGCACCAACACCGGCAACATTCGCCTGATCGGCTTCGAATGCGCCTGGCCGACGGTGAACCCGGACGGCAGTTACAACCGCGGCCAACCCTGGCCTGACGCCCAAATCCACACCATGCGCGACGCCGCCACCGCGGTGGTCAGAAGGCTTGGCTATGGATCCGACCGCGTCATCGGCCACAAGGAATACGCGACCCGGGCTCCCAACGTGAAATGGGATCCCGGCAACCTGAGTATGGACTGGTTCCGTCTTCAGGTCGCCAAGGATCTGCGCGGCGAATTCGACCCGAAGCCCGCCGATCAGCCGCGCGTCGAGGTGCCCGAGCCGAGCCCTACCGGCATCCCTCCCGATTTCACCCAACAGATGTTCCTGCAGATGTCTGGCCGCTGGGAAATGCTGGGCTGGCAAACAATCGTCGAGTCACTAGCAGAGATCCGTGACGCGACGATCGGCAGCAGCGATGCGGGCAAGCCAGGGTTCACCCTTGGCGGTAGGCCGCAAACGCCCGCGGCGGTACTCGCAGCCAGGAAGACTCCGGGCACTAATGCCTCAGCTACGAAAGCCTCAGCTAGGAAAGCCCCAGCTGAGAAAGCCCCAGCCAAGAAGGCACGAGCTAGGAAAGTCCGAGCCAAGAAAGCCTCGGCCGAGAAAGCCGCGGCCCGTGGCTAG
- a CDS encoding PE family protein, which translates to MLGADGSNAPASTNPIHALQQQALAAINGPTEALTGRPLIGNGANGTPGSGVDGGAGGWFFGNGGNGASGATTGGAGGAGGVLFGNGGAGGAGGGAGGSGGAGGLLFGSGGTGGSGGSGGNGGVGGNAGFFVGAAGTGGAGSDGGAGGAGGSGALFGDGGSGGRGGAFGSDGGNGGSGGSGGLFGAGGTGGAGGAGDAGGNGGAGGAAGLLAAGASGGAGGSGGQSGALGNPAGAGGNGGSGGLLFGDGGQGGAGGIGIGGATGGDGGDGGASGFLFGSGGAGGAGGAEFGTGTGGTGGDGGAAGVIGSGGNGGAGGDRNAGVAGDGGAGGNGVLIGNGGNGGNGGTPGGTPGAGGTGGILVGENGLNGLA; encoded by the coding sequence TTGTTGGGCGCAGACGGTTCCAACGCACCGGCCAGCACCAACCCAATTCACGCCCTGCAGCAGCAGGCGCTAGCCGCGATCAACGGACCCACCGAGGCACTGACCGGGCGCCCGTTGATCGGCAATGGCGCCAACGGAACTCCGGGGTCCGGGGTCGACGGCGGGGCCGGTGGATGGTTCTTTGGCAACGGCGGAAACGGCGCGAGTGGTGCCACCACCGGTGGGGCCGGCGGTGCCGGCGGGGTCCTCTTCGGTAACGGCGGCGCCGGTGGCGCTGGCGGGGGCGCAGGTGGCAGCGGCGGGGCCGGCGGGCTCCTGTTCGGCAGCGGCGGTACCGGGGGATCCGGTGGTAGCGGCGGCAACGGCGGCGTGGGCGGCAATGCTGGTTTCTTCGTCGGCGCCGCGGGGACCGGCGGGGCCGGCTCGGATGGCGGGGCTGGCGGAGCCGGCGGCAGCGGCGCGCTGTTCGGCGATGGCGGCAGCGGCGGGCGCGGCGGGGCCTTCGGCAGCGACGGCGGGAACGGCGGGTCCGGCGGCAGTGGCGGGTTGTTCGGCGCCGGCGGCACGGGTGGAGCCGGCGGGGCCGGTGATGCCGGTGGCAACGGCGGGGCCGGCGGTGCTGCAGGCTTGCTGGCCGCCGGCGCCTCCGGCGGCGCTGGCGGCAGCGGCGGCCAAAGCGGCGCCCTGGGTAATCCCGCCGGTGCCGGCGGCAACGGCGGGAGCGGGGGCCTGCTGTTCGGAGATGGGGGTCAGGGCGGCGCCGGCGGGATCGGAATAGGGGGCGCAACCGGTGGGGACGGCGGTGACGGCGGTGCCTCAGGATTCCTCTTCGGCTCCGGCGGGGCCGGCGGGGCCGGCGGGGCCGAATTCGGGACGGGCACCGGCGGGACCGGCGGCGATGGCGGCGCGGCTGGGGTGATCGGCAGCGGCGGCAACGGCGGCGCCGGCGGGGACCGCAACGCCGGTGTCGCCGGGGACGGTGGCGCCGGCGGCAACGGCGTGCTCATCGGGAACGGCGGCAACGGCGGTAACGGCGGCACGCCCGGGGGCACGCCCGGCGCAGGCGGCACCGGCGGAATCCTGGTCGGCGAGAACGGGCTCAACGGATTGGCATAG
- a CDS encoding SDR family NAD(P)-dependent oxidoreductase translates to MQSVKGINVLVTGAAMGLGKLFATQAVKEGAAAVVLWDANEAALKETAAELEAAGGTVYYETVDVTSQDRVADAAERVRANVGTIQVLFNNAGIVRGNGYFWENQPRDFMLTMEVNSIGPMLVAREFLPAMVESGSQCRLVNIASSAGLNAIPRMAAYAASKWAAVGFSDSVRLELEQAGHERVKVTTVCPTYINTGMFDGAKGILFTPMLKQEDVVDKTWAAMLAGRPFVVMPWTSKMNKVLSAVLPVGLRDVYLRRVGVYNSMDEFHGH, encoded by the coding sequence ATGCAATCGGTCAAGGGGATCAACGTCCTAGTTACCGGAGCCGCCATGGGCCTTGGCAAGCTGTTCGCCACCCAGGCCGTCAAGGAGGGCGCTGCTGCCGTGGTCCTTTGGGACGCCAACGAGGCCGCGCTGAAGGAGACTGCAGCCGAGTTGGAAGCAGCCGGAGGCACGGTCTATTACGAAACCGTCGACGTGACGTCGCAGGACCGGGTGGCCGATGCCGCCGAGCGGGTCCGTGCCAACGTCGGCACGATTCAGGTGCTGTTCAACAACGCGGGCATCGTGCGTGGCAACGGCTACTTCTGGGAGAACCAGCCGCGCGACTTCATGCTCACCATGGAAGTCAATTCCATTGGCCCCATGCTGGTGGCCCGGGAGTTCCTGCCAGCGATGGTCGAGTCCGGCTCGCAGTGTCGCCTGGTCAACATCGCATCGTCGGCCGGCCTCAACGCCATCCCCCGCATGGCCGCGTACGCCGCCTCCAAGTGGGCGGCCGTCGGTTTTTCCGATTCTGTGCGGCTGGAGCTGGAACAGGCCGGCCATGAGCGGGTCAAGGTCACCACCGTGTGCCCGACCTACATCAACACTGGCATGTTCGACGGGGCCAAGGGAATTCTGTTCACCCCCATGCTCAAGCAGGAGGACGTTGTCGACAAGACATGGGCGGCGATGCTAGCGGGCAGGCCGTTCGTCGTGATGCCGTGGACGTCGAAGATGAATAAGGTACTCAGCGCTGTGCTGCCTGTCGGGCTGCGCGACGTATACCTGCGGCGCGTCGGCGTCTACAACTCCATGGACGAGTTCCACGGTCATTGA
- a CDS encoding PPE family protein, which yields MTAPVWMASPPEVHSAMLSSGPGPGPLLAAAAAWSSLSVEYTDVADELTALLATVGAGAWQGPSAVQYAAAHLPYLAWLRQASATSAGAAAQHETMAAAYTTALAAMPTLPELATNHVVHGVLLATNFFGINTIPIALNEADYVRMWIQAAATMTSYQAISDVALASTPPTTPAPPILNATAAAATEEDCDECAPAPFVPLDNLIADILRFITNGYINWDPAAGTLNGLPFDAYTDATQPLWWVARTLEFTTDFQNFLVLLPQNPLEAFQFVFDILLFDLPTHIAQLATAIAQSPQLLLAAALPGVGALAGFSGLAGLSGVSPAATVPALAPAAPSMLPPVAIAPSPVAPGVGVASASAPAPAPTATTVAGAAPTTPPASSGWGLFDPYLVPPPGIGFGSGASATAIAGAKKKAPEPDSAAAAAAAREQRRARRRKRVIQRGYGDEFLDMNAEVDPDWGTPPDEEPIASTAASDLGAGDLGFAGTARKEAAAEAAGLTTMASDEFGDGPRIPMLPETWHPDAVGEETDD from the coding sequence ATGACGGCCCCGGTGTGGATGGCGTCGCCGCCCGAGGTGCACTCGGCGATGCTGAGCAGCGGCCCCGGTCCCGGCCCGTTGCTGGCTGCCGCGGCCGCGTGGTCGTCGCTGAGCGTCGAATACACCGACGTGGCCGACGAACTGACCGCCTTGCTCGCCACGGTTGGGGCCGGCGCCTGGCAGGGACCGAGCGCGGTTCAGTATGCGGCTGCCCACCTGCCCTATCTCGCCTGGTTGAGACAGGCCAGCGCCACCAGCGCGGGCGCCGCCGCTCAGCATGAAACCATGGCAGCCGCATATACGACCGCGTTGGCGGCCATGCCAACGTTGCCCGAGCTGGCGACCAACCATGTCGTCCATGGCGTGTTGCTGGCGACGAACTTCTTCGGGATCAACACCATTCCGATTGCTCTCAACGAGGCCGACTACGTCCGGATGTGGATTCAGGCTGCCGCCACGATGACGAGCTACCAGGCAATCTCCGACGTGGCACTGGCATCGACCCCACCCACCACCCCGGCCCCGCCGATCCTGAACGCCACCGCAGCCGCCGCGACTGAGGAGGACTGCGACGAGTGTGCTCCGGCCCCCTTCGTCCCGTTGGACAACCTCATCGCCGACATCTTGCGGTTCATCACCAACGGCTACATCAATTGGGATCCTGCCGCCGGCACCCTCAACGGACTACCGTTCGACGCATACACCGACGCAACCCAACCGCTGTGGTGGGTTGCCCGGACGCTGGAGTTCACTACCGATTTTCAAAACTTCCTGGTCCTGTTGCCGCAGAATCCGCTGGAGGCCTTCCAGTTCGTCTTTGACATCCTGTTGTTCGATCTGCCGACCCACATAGCCCAGCTCGCCACGGCGATAGCCCAGTCCCCGCAGCTGCTGCTTGCCGCGGCACTCCCCGGCGTGGGGGCGCTGGCCGGATTCAGCGGGCTAGCCGGCCTGAGCGGCGTTTCGCCAGCGGCGACCGTGCCCGCGCTGGCCCCTGCTGCGCCCAGCATGTTGCCGCCCGTCGCCATCGCCCCGTCTCCCGTAGCTCCGGGAGTCGGAGTTGCATCAGCGAGCGCTCCCGCGCCCGCGCCTACCGCGACCACCGTCGCCGGCGCCGCTCCGACGACCCCGCCGGCCTCCAGTGGTTGGGGACTGTTCGACCCCTATCTGGTCCCTCCGCCTGGAATTGGGTTCGGCTCGGGAGCGAGCGCCACGGCCATCGCCGGCGCGAAGAAGAAGGCACCGGAGCCCGATAGCGCCGCCGCGGCGGCAGCCGCACGCGAACAGCGGCGAGCGCGGCGACGCAAGCGCGTTATCCAGCGCGGGTACGGAGACGAATTTTTGGATATGAACGCTGAAGTGGATCCGGACTGGGGCACGCCGCCGGATGAGGAGCCGATCGCGTCGACGGCGGCCTCGGATCTGGGTGCCGGCGATCTGGGATTTGCCGGGACCGCGCGCAAGGAAGCGGCTGCCGAGGCCGCGGGCCTGACCACGATGGCCAGCGATGAGTTCGGCGACGGACCGAGAATTCCGATGCTTCCCGAAACCTGGCATCCGGATGCCGTCGGCGAGGAGACCGACGACTAG
- a CDS encoding ABC transporter permease has translation MLWWSPTSRGIARALFIVIGIMVFALPVLAIAVAAFATSWTELVPSGWTADHVREALSGENLASLSVSIQTAIIASVISVALGVTAAILSRSAPTWLATLTAGVFHIPVAVPSVAIGLGILIAFNEPPLILGGRAGIVVAAHTVLVLAFAYGSVDAALQHIDPGLYRAAESLGASPLRIFFRVTLPLLVPAIGGAAGLSLSLSMGELGATAMVYPPTWRTLPATIYGLAEHGDTLLAAACTLVLLAVTIAALAVLSRVRGNAALR, from the coding sequence ATGTTGTGGTGGAGCCCGACCTCCCGCGGAATCGCCCGGGCCTTGTTCATTGTCATTGGCATCATGGTCTTCGCCCTGCCGGTGCTCGCTATCGCCGTTGCGGCGTTCGCCACCAGTTGGACCGAGCTGGTGCCCTCCGGGTGGACGGCAGACCACGTGCGGGAGGCCCTGTCCGGCGAGAACCTCGCCAGCCTGTCGGTGAGCATCCAGACCGCCATCATTGCCAGCGTGATCTCGGTGGCGCTGGGAGTGACGGCGGCGATCCTGTCCCGCAGTGCGCCGACATGGCTTGCGACGCTCACCGCCGGTGTCTTTCATATCCCGGTGGCGGTGCCGTCGGTGGCGATCGGCCTCGGCATCCTGATCGCCTTCAACGAACCGCCACTCATCCTGGGCGGTCGTGCTGGCATCGTGGTAGCCGCCCATACAGTGTTGGTGCTTGCGTTCGCCTACGGTTCCGTCGACGCCGCATTGCAGCACATCGATCCGGGGCTGTACCGCGCTGCCGAATCTCTTGGTGCATCGCCGCTGAGGATCTTTTTCAGGGTCACACTCCCGCTCCTCGTTCCCGCGATCGGCGGTGCCGCGGGGTTGTCGTTGTCGCTGTCGATGGGTGAGCTCGGAGCCACAGCCATGGTGTATCCGCCGACATGGCGGACGCTGCCGGCAACGATCTACGGGTTAGCCGAGCACGGTGACACGCTGTTGGCGGCCGCCTGCACACTCGTTCTGCTCGCGGTCACGATCGCCGCGCTCGCGGTGTTGTCCCGGGTGCGCGGCAACGCGGCTCTCCGCTGA
- a CDS encoding 2-aminoethylphosphonate ABC transporter permease subunit, which yields MTATLERGEAPAAPVAPQTRFDISRYLVTIPLAIVVFFAGYPLVRVLAQATRTSTGSWGTETITTTLVSSSFREALRNTVTITVAATVGCLLLGTLVATLIAFAPFRGSGLASKLIDVIVAMPSFLVVLAFVFLYGRSGAAHAILGDSVDFSTFLSSPVGVVAAEVTFFTPFVIRPLLAAYSQLPPAQLNVAASLGASPLRVFAIVLFPEIVPALAASGGLTVLLTLNEFGIVAFTGAKGVRTIPTQIYTTGIVTADVPAAAVYACVQIILSLVLFGGLRLLARRLAGRRGGRV from the coding sequence ATGACGGCCACTCTCGAACGCGGGGAAGCGCCGGCCGCGCCAGTGGCGCCGCAAACCCGTTTCGACATATCGCGGTACCTGGTCACGATCCCGCTGGCGATTGTCGTGTTCTTCGCGGGCTATCCGCTGGTGCGGGTCCTCGCTCAGGCAACGCGAACTTCTACCGGAAGCTGGGGAACCGAGACGATCACGACGACCCTCGTCTCGAGTTCGTTCCGTGAAGCCTTGCGCAACACGGTGACGATCACCGTGGCGGCCACCGTCGGATGCCTGCTGCTCGGAACACTCGTCGCGACGTTGATCGCCTTCGCCCCTTTCCGCGGCTCGGGACTGGCGTCCAAGCTCATCGACGTCATCGTTGCGATGCCGTCGTTCCTCGTCGTCCTCGCGTTCGTCTTTCTCTACGGCAGATCGGGAGCGGCACACGCGATCCTCGGTGACTCGGTGGACTTTTCAACCTTTCTTTCCTCGCCCGTCGGCGTCGTGGCGGCCGAGGTCACCTTTTTCACTCCGTTTGTCATCCGGCCGCTGCTCGCCGCCTATAGCCAGCTTCCACCGGCGCAGCTGAATGTCGCCGCAAGTCTTGGTGCTTCGCCGTTGCGGGTGTTCGCGATCGTGCTTTTCCCTGAGATCGTGCCGGCGTTGGCCGCTAGCGGCGGATTGACAGTGCTGTTGACGCTCAACGAATTTGGCATCGTCGCGTTCACCGGTGCCAAGGGTGTCCGGACGATCCCGACGCAGATCTATACCACTGGCATTGTCACGGCGGACGTTCCGGCCGCGGCCGTCTACGCGTGTGTGCAGATCATCTTGTCACTCGTACTGTTCGGGGGTTTACGATTGCTTGCCCGGCGGCTGGCTGGTCGGCGCGGGGGGCGGGTCTGA
- a CDS encoding ABC transporter ATP-binding protein has product MTNPIKAQQNTAAPQIKAPTGSVSLATTEPAISFSRVSVTYGKTTALRDFSLRVQPGETIAMLGPSGSGKSTALSALAGFVRPSSGRIQLFERDITNLPPARRGIGVVPQAYALFPHMKIEDNVAFGLRARRTPRTETAERVAECLELVGMSAYAKRLPRELSGGQQQRAAIARALAIAPKVLLLDEPLSALDAQLRAAMLVELAALKHRLPDTTMVYVTHDQTEALALADRIVLLRDAQLHALGTPEELWATPETQFTAQFLGGANLLRGIVKHLESDVAEVEVAPSVTLQAVATPAVGVGSIVDLAVRPHAATIHDLGDTDTHAARVTTAMWRGTSTRVTVALSDVPDSLLDVDILGRCEWAADHAVGIRFQTPSGVAIAVDGAP; this is encoded by the coding sequence GTGACCAATCCCATTAAGGCACAACAGAACACGGCGGCGCCGCAAATCAAGGCGCCGACCGGATCGGTGTCGTTGGCAACGACCGAACCGGCGATCTCCTTTTCCCGCGTCTCGGTAACCTACGGCAAGACAACCGCATTGCGGGATTTCAGCCTCCGGGTGCAGCCGGGCGAGACAATCGCGATGCTCGGCCCGTCCGGCTCGGGAAAGTCGACCGCGCTGTCTGCACTCGCGGGGTTCGTCCGGCCTTCCTCGGGCAGGATTCAACTTTTCGAACGAGATATCACCAACCTGCCGCCGGCTCGTCGTGGGATCGGCGTCGTCCCACAGGCGTATGCGCTGTTTCCGCACATGAAGATCGAGGACAACGTTGCCTTCGGGCTGCGCGCCCGGCGCACACCGCGGACCGAGACCGCCGAACGAGTCGCGGAGTGCCTTGAGCTGGTGGGGATGAGCGCATACGCGAAACGCCTGCCACGGGAACTATCCGGCGGCCAGCAACAACGTGCCGCGATCGCCCGCGCCCTCGCCATCGCCCCGAAGGTCCTCTTGCTCGACGAGCCGCTGTCCGCGCTCGACGCGCAACTTCGCGCCGCGATGCTCGTCGAACTCGCCGCACTCAAGCACCGCCTACCCGACACCACCATGGTCTACGTCACCCATGATCAAACCGAGGCGCTCGCGCTCGCCGATCGGATCGTGTTGCTCCGCGACGCCCAATTGCATGCCCTGGGTACCCCGGAGGAACTGTGGGCCACGCCGGAAACACAGTTCACCGCCCAGTTCCTCGGCGGTGCGAACTTGTTGCGCGGCATCGTTAAACACCTCGAATCGGATGTCGCAGAGGTGGAAGTCGCCCCGTCGGTGACCCTACAGGCGGTCGCGACCCCAGCGGTCGGGGTCGGTTCGATCGTCGACCTCGCCGTAAGGCCGCACGCGGCCACGATCCACGATCTGGGCGACACCGACACACACGCCGCACGGGTCACCACCGCGATGTGGCGGGGGACATCGACGCGGGTAACCGTGGCACTGAGCGACGTTCCCGACTCCTTGCTCGATGTCGACATTCTCGGGCGCTGCGAATGGGCGGCCGACCATGCCGTGGGTATTCGCTTCCAGACGCCTTCCGGGGTCGCTATCGCGGTCGACGGCGCACCATGA
- a CDS encoding 2-aminoethylphosphonate ABC transporter substrate-binding protein: MPFRAARAIASTIVAAVLLLTACGGTGHTGAGTITVYSADGLAAWYKDRFVAFTRQTGIPVNLVETGSSEAVARITNERHNTQADVVITLPPFIQDIAMRGLLVSHGADVADIPDSARDAQGRYVNIVNNYLTFIVNNEVAVKPRTWSDLLAPRFKGKLQYSTPGQAGDGTAVLVLLTTMWGKDRALDYLRQLQANNVGPSKSTGSLQEKTSRGDILVANGDVQMNLRTLRSGQGNFTLFMPADDDGQRRTVAVPYAAGMVKGAPHPDRARRLLSFLLSPESQRTIGPVAVGFPTLPAAQDSVDDEQRRVMAGIDVVSVDWTSVAQTFRADMAAYDQAVHR, translated from the coding sequence TTGCCGTTCAGGGCAGCTAGGGCCATCGCGTCGACGATTGTCGCGGCCGTTCTTCTCCTCACCGCGTGCGGCGGGACAGGTCACACCGGGGCCGGAACCATCACCGTCTATTCCGCTGACGGCTTGGCTGCCTGGTACAAAGACCGGTTCGTCGCTTTCACTCGTCAAACCGGCATCCCGGTAAACCTCGTCGAAACCGGATCCTCGGAGGCCGTGGCGCGGATTACCAACGAGCGGCACAACACTCAAGCCGATGTCGTCATCACCCTGCCTCCGTTCATCCAGGACATTGCGATGCGCGGCCTGCTCGTGAGCCACGGTGCCGACGTCGCCGACATTCCCGACAGTGCCCGTGATGCACAGGGACGCTATGTCAACATCGTGAACAACTACCTGACCTTCATCGTCAACAACGAGGTCGCCGTCAAGCCGCGCACCTGGTCCGATCTGCTCGCGCCGCGGTTCAAAGGAAAGCTGCAATACTCCACACCGGGCCAAGCTGGTGACGGCACCGCGGTTCTGGTTCTGCTCACCACGATGTGGGGCAAAGATCGCGCGCTGGATTATCTGCGGCAGTTGCAGGCCAACAACGTCGGGCCGAGCAAGTCGACTGGCTCACTTCAGGAGAAGACGTCGCGGGGAGACATCCTCGTGGCCAACGGCGATGTTCAGATGAATCTTCGCACCCTGCGTAGTGGCCAAGGAAACTTCACGCTGTTCATGCCGGCCGATGACGACGGTCAACGGCGGACGGTGGCCGTCCCGTACGCGGCTGGAATGGTCAAGGGAGCCCCGCATCCGGACCGAGCGCGCCGGCTGCTGAGCTTCCTGCTGTCGCCCGAGTCGCAGCGCACCATCGGACCGGTCGCGGTTGGATTCCCGACGCTGCCGGCCGCCCAGGACTCCGTTGACGACGAGCAGCGTCGAGTCATGGCGGGCATCGACGTCGTATCGGTCGACTGGACCTCCGTCGCGCAGACATTTCGGGCAGATATGGCAGCCTACGATCAGGCGGTGCACCGGTGA